Proteins co-encoded in one Marmota flaviventris isolate mMarFla1 chromosome 9, mMarFla1.hap1, whole genome shotgun sequence genomic window:
- the LOC114088859 gene encoding trehalase-like, with the protein MPPPGNDSQAERYRNLRAQRLAALNALLWDEQKGAWFDYDTEKGKNLEFYPSNLAPLWAGCFSDPATVDKALKYLEDSQVLTYQHGIPTSLRNTGQQWDFPNAWAPLQDLVIRGLAKSSSPRTKEVTFQLAQNWIRTNFDVYSQKSAMYEKYDISNGGQPGGGGEYEVQEGFGWTNGMALMLLDRYGDRLTSGTQMTPQAGLSVL; encoded by the exons ATGCCACCACCAGGGAACGACTCCCAGGCTGAAAGGTACAGAAACTTGCGGGCCCAGCGCTTGGCCGCCCTCAATGCCCTCCTGTGGGATGAGCAGAAAGGCGCCTGGTTCGACTACGACACAGAGAAGGGCAAGAACCTGGAGTTTTACCCTTCCAACCTCGCCCCGCTCTGGGCCGGCTGCTTCTCTGACCCTGCCACCGTGGACAAGGCTCTGAAATACCTGGAG GACAGCCAGGTCCTGACCTACCAGCATGGGATTCCAACCTCTCTCCGGAACACAGGCCAGCAGTGGGATTTCCCCAATGCCTGGGCCCCCCTGCAGGATCTGGTCATCAGAG GCTTGGCCAAGTCCTCTTCGCCTCGGACCAAGGAAGTGACTTTTCAACTGGCCCAGAATTGGATCCGAACCAACTTTGATGTCTACTCCCAAAAGTCAGCCATGTACGAGAAG TATGACATCAGCAATGGTGGACAGCCAGGTGGAGGAGGGGAGTATGAAGTTCAG GAGGGGTTTGGCTGGACCAATGGAATGGCCCTGATGCTCCTGGACCGCTATGGTGACCGGCTGACCTCGGGGACCCAGATGACTCCTCAG GCTGGGTTATCTGTCCTTTGA